Sequence from the Streptomyces peucetius genome:
TTCGACTCGATCTGGCGGATGCGTTCGCGCGTCACACCGAAGAGCCGGCCGATCTCCTCCAGCGTGCGCGGCCGGCCGTCGTCGAGGCCGTAACGCAGCTGGACGACCTTGCGTTCACGCTCGCCGAGCGTGGACAGCACCGCGTCCAGGTGCTCGCGCAGCAGCAGGAACGCCGCGGACTCGACGGGTGACGCGGCGTCGCCGTCCTCGATGAGGTCGCCGAGGGCGACGTCGTCCTCCTCGCCCACCGGCGCGTGCAGGGACACCGGCTCCTGCGCCAGTCGCAGCACCTCGCTGACCCGCTCCGAGGTCAGTTCGAGGTGGGCCGCGACCTCCTCGGGCGTGGGTTCGTAGCCGCGCTCCTGGAGCATGCGGCGCTGGACCCGGACCACCCGGTTGATCAGTTCGACGACGTGCACGGGCACCCGGATGGTGCGGGCCTGGTCCGCGAGGGCGCGGGACATGGCCTGGCGGATCCACCAGGTCGCGTACGTCGAGAACTTGTAGCCCCGGGCGTAGTCGAACTTCTCGACCGCTCTGATCAGGCCGAGGTTTCCCTCCTGGACCAGGTCGAGCATGGTCAGTCCCCGGCCGACGTACCGCTTGGCCACGGACACGACGAGCCGCAGGTTCGCCTCGATCAGGCGCCGCTTGGCCATCCGGCCCATGACGACCAGCCGGTCGAGGTCGACGGCGAGCTGCGAGTCGGGGTCGGTGGTGTTCGCGAGCTTCTCCTCCGCGAAGAGCCCCGCCTCGACCCGGCGGGCGAGTTCCACCTCCTCCGCGGCGGAGAGCAGGGGGATGCGCCCGATCTCCCGCAGATACTGGCGGAAGAGATCGGAGGACGGGCCGCTTTCGGTGTTCCGCCCCTTGGGCCGCGGCGGCTCGGGAGGCTCCGGCTCCATCACTTCCGCGACCGCGTTCCCCGGCAGGGCTTCGGGATGCCCCGCGGGCAGGACCTGCGCGGGCACCTGCTCGACGGCGGTCGCGAGGACGGCGGCGACGGCGTCGGTATGGGTCTCGGTCAGGGTCTGGGTCTGCACGGGGGCGACCTCCAGGGTGATCGCTGCCGGTCGGGGGGCCCTACGCACCGCACCCCAGTGTGGGGTACGACACATCGCTGCCACGAGGGGCGTGCGACGACTTTTTGAGACCCGTGCGTGACCGGCCGGTTACCCGTGTGCCTGTCGTACATGTGTCTCGGAGAACCTGCCGGTGCGCGAGAGCTGCCAGTACGAGATCCATGTGACCGTGCGTTGCGACGACGGGCCGGCCCGGAACCCGCCCTGCCGACGGTGCACCAGCTGCTGCACGCGGTGTTCCGGCTGTCCGGCGAGTGGCCGTGCGCGCAGCGCGCCGGAGGTCGGCGTCGCAGAACTCGAGCAGGCGGCCGGGCAGTTGGAGGGGAAGCACTTCGCCGCTGACCACCCGCAGTTCGCCGACGAGGAGCAGCTCCACGCATGCCGGCTGCCCGGCCGCGCCGGAGCCGGCGCTCGCCCGCTGACGCGGGTCTAGAGCGCCGCCGCGCCCTGGTTGCGCAGGGACTGCGCGTACTGCTGGAGCACCCACAGTTCGTTCGCCACCGCCGCGTACCGCTCCGGGTCCGCGGTGCCGCCCAGGCGGGCCATGGTGCCCTGGACCTCGCGGATGCGGCGGTCGACGGCGCGCAGGCGGACCTGGACGAGCTGGACGCCCGCGTACACCTCGTCGACCGTGCGGGCGTGCACCGCTTCCACGGCGAGCTCGGTGACCAGCGCGCGCACCGTGTCGTCGGGGGCGGCGTCGCGGACGCGGGCCAGATAGCCGGAGGTGTCCTGGGTGCCCTGCTCGGCGCCGCCCGCCTCGTCGATGGTGCGGCGCACCGCTGCGTACGGCGGGGCGGTGAACTCGTCGACGCCGTACGCGTCGAAGGCCGGTGAGACCAGCCCGGGGTGTTGGAGGGCCAGCTTGAGCAGTTCGCGCTCGGTGCGGTGGGCGGGGCTGCGCAGATTGAGCGCCGGGCCCGACGGTCCGGTCGGCGCGGACGCGGCCGGCGCCGGCTGCGGTGCCCTCGCGGGGCCGCCGCCGCGGCCTCCGCGGTCGGAGCCGCGGTCACGGGCCCACCGGGCGAGCTGGGCGACCCGCTTGACGACGAACTGGGTGTCGAGGATGCCGAGGATCCCGGCGAGCTGCACGGCCGACTCGTGCTGGATGGCGACGTTCTTGATGCCGGCGACGATCGGGGCCGCCTCGTCGAGAGCGGCGGCACGCCCGGCCGGGGTCTCCAGGTTATGCCGGGAGACCATCTGACGGATCGCGAACTCGAAGAGCGGGGTGCGCGACTCGACGAGCTTCTTGACCGACTCGTCGCCCTCGGCGAGCCGCAGGTCGCACGGGTCCATGCCACCCGGGGTGATCGCGATCGAGGTCTCGGCGGCGAACTTCTGGTCGTCCTCGAAGGCGCGCAGCGCCGCTTTCTGGCCGGCCGCGTCGCCGTCGAAGGTGAAGATCACCTCGGCGGTGGCGTTGTCCATCAGCAGCCGCCGGAGGATCTTGATGTGGTCGCCGCCGAACGCCGTGCCGCAGGTGGCGATGGCGGTGGTGACGCCCGCGAGGTGGCAGGCCATGACGTCGGTGTAGCCCTCGACGACGACCGCCGTGGTGGTGCGGGCGATCTCCTTCTTGGCGAGGTCGATCCCGTACAG
This genomic interval carries:
- a CDS encoding RNA polymerase sigma factor, yielding MCRTPHWGAVRRAPRPAAITLEVAPVQTQTLTETHTDAVAAVLATAVEQVPAQVLPAGHPEALPGNAVAEVMEPEPPEPPRPKGRNTESGPSSDLFRQYLREIGRIPLLSAAEEVELARRVEAGLFAEEKLANTTDPDSQLAVDLDRLVVMGRMAKRRLIEANLRLVVSVAKRYVGRGLTMLDLVQEGNLGLIRAVEKFDYARGYKFSTYATWWIRQAMSRALADQARTIRVPVHVVELINRVVRVQRRMLQERGYEPTPEEVAAHLELTSERVSEVLRLAQEPVSLHAPVGEEDDVALGDLIEDGDAASPVESAAFLLLREHLDAVLSTLGERERKVVQLRYGLDDGRPRTLEEIGRLFGVTRERIRQIESKTLNKLRDHAFADQLRGYLD
- the dnaG gene encoding DNA primase translates to MAGRINDDDVKAVRDAVPIDAVVSEYLQLRNAGGGNLKGLCPFHDEKSPSFQVSPSRGLFHCFGCQEGGDTISFVMKIDHLSFSETVERLAAQAGITLRYEEGGYNPAHQRGERIRLVEAHKIAAQFYAEQLDGPEAEIGRKFLAERGFDQAAAQHFGVGYSPAGWDHLTRYLRGKGFSDKELTLSGLSQEGRRGPIDRFRGRLMWPIRDITGEVVGFGARKLRDDDNGPKYLNTPETAIYKKSQVLYGIDLAKKEIARTTTAVVVEGYTDVMACHLAGVTTAIATCGTAFGGDHIKILRRLLMDNATAEVIFTFDGDAAGQKAALRAFEDDQKFAAETSIAITPGGMDPCDLRLAEGDESVKKLVESRTPLFEFAIRQMVSRHNLETPAGRAAALDEAAPIVAGIKNVAIQHESAVQLAGILGILDTQFVVKRVAQLARWARDRGSDRGGRGGGPARAPQPAPAASAPTGPSGPALNLRSPAHRTERELLKLALQHPGLVSPAFDAYGVDEFTAPPYAAVRRTIDEAGGAEQGTQDTSGYLARVRDAAPDDTVRALVTELAVEAVHARTVDEVYAGVQLVQVRLRAVDRRIREVQGTMARLGGTADPERYAAVANELWVLQQYAQSLRNQGAAAL